GGCTTTGTGCTGTGTCAGCATATCCACAGCCTGTCAATAGCCTGTTTCACCTCCCCCAATCTTAGCTTATGTCACAAATGTTCAAACAGCAAATTAGACACGAGtccaaagaaaaatctgttctcaggcactttctatatttaaaaaaaaaaaaaaaaacaaaccacaccaacATATGAATGAGGGatacatttcctttctttaacatGAAGGGGATTTTACAAAACCTAACAGGTTGCTGCTGCTTAGTCCTAAAATGgtggcaaaaaggaaaaaagcacttACCACACACAGCCCACATCCTTCAGGCGCAATCCTAGTgtcttctggcaaaaaaaaaaaaatggaatttctaACTACAGGGAGTCATGGGACAGTCACCCAGAACAAGAATCTGGGGGCATTTGTTGTCTTTTACAGCCTTTGCATGAAAACTGCTTTAGAAACCAGGGTGCGGGGGATGACCCAGGGTGGGGGAAATGAGCACAGTTATGGTTCACAGAGGTGTCTCAGGCCAAGCACTCAGAAAATCAGACACCGAGAATTGCTAGTCATACGGAAAATacaaaatcaaagaaacaagGGCTTTGAGGGATCTCAAGAGGTCATTTAGTCTGACCTCTGCTCCGAGGCAGGATCAATGCACCCTAAACtgttcctgacagatgtttgtctaacctgttctgggggtgggggtggaggggggaagggaaaCCTTTGATGCTAGAGATTAATCAGCTTGattagcttcatttttaaaaaaataaaatgttttctagtGTCTCCCTCTATGTCCTTAAttgcaaataaaaaatgcaacTTGCAGAGGAAAGTCCTCCTTGGAAACAAAGAGTTTCCTTTGTGAGTTTGAAGCATAGATGCTGCTTCACCCAcgctctgcttttgttttgatgCCTGCTGGTTCTGAGAGGAGGTGGAGCGAGGCGGGGGGGGTCACCGGACTGTTCCTTCTCGTCCCCCAAGCCTGACAGACATGTTCACTGCTGGGCAGCCCAAACGTGCCAAGATCAAGGCACTGTTGTGTGCAAGGAGCTCGCCACGTCAAAAAGAGGTTAAAGCTTTTTGTGGGTTTATCCGAGTCAAAGATACtaagacaatgaaaataaaatatccctGTGAACTTGAGGGGATTGGGATAACAGACTGTTGTACACTGCATCTGAATTATTGCCTCTCCTCTGTCGTTATGGCACGGCACATTTCTTGCAGTTTGACTTCTCTGGAAGGTTCAGAAGGTTTGAAGGATGTTTTGAGCCAGGATTTTCTGACATGGCTGATGCTGACTGATCTCTGCAGACCGATGTGAGTGGCTGTTCTACCTGTTCCTGTTGTTACAAGCATCCCTACAGATCCTTTCCCAGCCCTTGTCCCCAGAGGTTCTTGCTGCAGTGCTCAATCAATAAATTTAGGATTTCTTTAGATAAACACTGAGTGCTTACATGGCACAGCTCAGCTGGATTTGACTGGAGAGGTAAGAGCTCTGGCCAGAATTTGGTTCTGCAAAAGTATCTTCAGACTGTTGATACAACAAAGATGGGGGAAGACAAATTTCAAAAAATTACTGTCTAGAGAAGGGAGGATAGTAaatccttttcccctctttttaatgagaaaatgagGTGTTCATCAAACCActtacaggaaatatttttttctgtgcattgtACACTGCTATGAAAGGCATTCAGAGAGACACACAAGACACTGCGATGCAAAAGGTGCAGGGGAGGGCCCTGAGGAGGCTCAAGGGAATCACGAGCCCATTCTATGTTTAGTTGAGTAAAATGAAGGCTGAGAGAGACAAAGTCACCATCTataaaaaaacagagcaagaaaagagCTGTTTATGCTAATAGCAAAAgttggcacaagaacaaaaaGGGATGAACTGGCCATGAATAAATGTAGGTTGGAAATAAGAGGCAGCTCTGTGCTACAGACAATTCCATGCAGCTTGGTCAGACAATGTGAGCCGAGTGGCCAGCCAGCAGGCCAGAGAAAACAAATAACGGTTGAGCTCATACTGCAGCCTTTCCTGCAGAGAAACACTTATTTGCATCTCTCTCCTCTAATCAGTTGCTGATTTTTCTCAAAACTTGTAGGTGCTTACTATTAGATACTCACTTTGCTACACGTCTTGCTATCAGAATGGATTTGCAAGGTGTCAGAGGGGGCTGCAGCGTGGAGAAGGCCGTGACTTATGTGTTTCCTATAGGAACCAAATGAAAATGGGGTAAGTGCAGTACACAGGAATTTatgcttttctctccctcttctgcttTGTCAGGTCTGTGTAACTCCAGGACCTTCCCGAGGACCTCTCCTCACCCTATCAAGACACATGAGAAGGAGGAAGATGTCTTATATTCACTCTGTTCTGTGCATATTGTCTGTTTTGCTAATGCAAGCAATAAAGAGTTTAGTCTGATGCTGAAATAAGATGCAAATAAGACTTGATTTGGGGATGGGCTATAAAAGATTACTAAATTGCCAAAAAAATAAGCATCCTTCCCAAACAAGGATTGTGAGGGTCACAATAACACACCTCGTGTCAGTGACTTGGGCTACAGCTGACTGAACCCCAACACTGAAAGATCCCGACTGCAGGTTTTCAGGCATTTAGGATCCGCCACTGGGCTCTGAGTTAAAAAATGATGTTGGCATCAGCTGTGGGGGGTGAAGTCCAGCCTAGGCTGCAGGGAAACAAACCCTGGCCGAGGGCTGGCCCCGCTGAAAGCCACCTGGGAGCCAGCCCACCCTTCCAAAGGGGTCCTGAGGACTCACCCTCCCTCCTGACCCCCCCAAACCGGGGCTCCCCCGCACCCCCCCGAGGAGAACACCATCCCACAGAAGGGACCCAGCCCCACAAACAGGGCCAAAAATCTGGGGGGTCACCTTTACCCAAAGCAGGGCTCCCCCCCATCCCGGGGGAGACTGAAGCCCCCTCCAGTGAGAGCTACCCCCCCCCCACGGAGGGGGGGTCACCCTCCCACAGAGGGGACCGAGACCCCCAGCAGGGCCTCACCCccccatagacacacacaaggacacacacacacacccccgcgtGGTCTGAGGCCCCTCAGTGCCCCCCCAGGCCCTCGGGGGGTGACCCCGGGGCGGGATCCCCGTTACACGAGGGGGGGACACCCCACCCCTGCCGTGCGTCGGCACCGCCCGTCGCGGGGTGATGACGTCAGACGgagcgcggcgggcagcggggccgggatGCACCGGCGGGGGGTGGGCGCGGGCGCCATCGCCAAGAAGAAGCTCGCGGAGGTGAGGGGCGCCGGGaccctgctggggagggggcggcccggGCTGGGTTGGCGGGGGGGAACGTGTCAGAGCCAGTGCGAGGCGTGTCAGGCCCGTATGAGGGGACCGGGACCGACGGAGCCCGTGGGGGGAGGTACCGGGCCCGTGTAAGGGGGGGTCAGGCCCCCCAGTCTCGGGTGGGGGGAGCTGCCAGGCCCCATCGGGCCCGTGTGAGGGGGGCTAGGCCCCTTCTGCCCTGTGGTGGGGGGTGCCAGGCTCGGTGTGGGGCCATCCCCGGCCTCACATCAGCCATCCCAGCCCGGTGCCAGCCCTGCGCCACGTCCACGGTGCCACGAGCTTCCTGGCAGCCTCCCTGCTTGCCCAGGGCACGAGGCTCTGTGTCCTCCTGGTTCATCCCTCCTTAAGGAGCATCTCCCTCATCCAGttctggtttctggtccatctGCCCTTCAGCACTGTCTCCATCATCGTGTTTTCCTCCTGCAGGCGAAGTACAAGGAGCGAGGGACGGTCTTGGCCGAGGACCAGCTGGCCCAGGTGGGAGATTCacgcctgccctggcagcaggaaTAACGGTGGTTGTGAGCCCAGCAAACCTGGGTTtcatttcctcctctgcttcagtGACTGGAGCACTGTCCACGAGAGGTGTGGATAACGACGGCACCCATTAGGCTGCCTTGCCATCAGAGAGCTGTGATGTTTGCTACAGGTCTCACTCTGCCTCCCGAGACCTCAGTGACACCTCGTTTTTGTAGAACTGTTTCTACCCTGTGTACACCACAGAATAACTGCTGCCCCCCTTCACAGCCTGTCTCTTCGATCAGAACAGCCCTTTGCCTTATCTCTGCTGTGGTCTGATACTGGTTTGAATTCAGTGTTAAAAGCGTGGAGAATTCTCATTTAATCAAGCAATTTTATCTGGTTTCCTTCCTTTTAAGATCACTGGGCAGGCAGCACATCAGAGCCCTGAGTGTTTCTTGAGGACTCTGCTCGCTTAGTGCCTGTTGGGGGCTGTGTTTATGCAAAAACTGCATAAAATAAGTGCTAAGACAGAAACACTTCTCTGCGATTCTCTTTCAGATGTCTAAGCAGCTGGACATGTTTAAGACCAACTTAGAAGAGTTTGCCAGCAAACACAAGCAAGAGATCCGTAAAAACCCCGAGTTCCGGGTCCAGTTCCAGGATATGTGTGCAACAATCGGAGTGGATCCTTTGGCATGTGAGGAACAGGCACTGGGGTTAATGACTAAGGACTCATCGCACTGTTCTCATATTGTAAACTGTTTCCTTGAGGAGAGCTGATGGTGTTTTGATTCCTGGGGTTTGTGAATCAGTGTAATGTACTGTTGGGTGTTACTTACTTAAAAGGGTGGGGGAAAATAGTAACCAAAATGGAGACTCTTCTCCGACAGATCTGAGAGTCCTCACAGCGAGGTTTGTGAGCAGTCTGTGTCACACCAGGAACTGTTAAGGAAGGATATTTTTGCCAGTGGTCCAATCACTTTCCTCTTTCTCGCTTCACAGCTGGTAAGGGATTCTGGTCAGAGATGCTGGGAGTTGGAGACTTTTACTATGAACTGGGTGTGCAGATCATTGAAGTTTGCCTGGCTCTGAAACACCGGAATGGAGGTGAGGATCCCACCGTGTCTGGTTTCTAGGAGATACAGCTAACGGGAGGATACCTTTCCCTGTGGAAAATGAGGCGCACGGCTCAGCGTAGTGCTCTTTACTAGATTTCACAAATTACTGAATGGCAGTTCAGTCTTCATTGTCCccaaaaagctttgttttctttctataaCATGTTACAGCTACACCACTGGTAATCACCCAGCTTTATTGGTTCCTGCAGAAATcagccagctctgccctgtgTAGGTAACAAAACCATAACTCACAGGATCGCGGGGAAGGAGCAGGGATCCATGACAATCTTGGAGTACAAAGCTGATAAGTTACGGCGTTGAGCCTGGCAGTAAGATTGTCTCTAAAGGATCACAGCAATATCCCGAAGAGTTGGAATACCAGTGATAAGTGCCTCATGAAAAGATAGTAGATGTTCTTCACTCCAAAAGGGCAATCTGAGACCAGGAATGGGCTACAGCAAAGCCTGTTGAAACTTGAGTCCGATACATTTGTGGGAGAAGGCAACAGCTGAGCTGCATGTTAGTTCTGGGAACAGAAGTGACGATGCTGATCTCACCCGAGGCTGGATACTGGGAACAATGAACAGCCGCTTGTAAAAGGGAAGGCAGGGGTGAGCCAGCGCCAAACGCACAAAGGATCCTTGACTGCTCTTGCTGGATGACTTTTGTAATGCTCTCCTATCTCCTTTTGTTGACTTCTAGGTCTGATAACACTGGAAGAACTTCATCAGCAAGtgctgaagggaagggggaagtTTGCTCAGGATGTCAGCCAGTGAGTGTCTGCATGTTACAGGAAAGGGGAATCAAGTAGCAttcagggaagaaaaggggggtGACTGATCTCAGCAGCACTTGTAGGCGCTGCTGTTCATTGGACTTCAAATTTGACTTCTAGCAATGGAGCCACTTAACACGTGATCCACTTCAGAAATTGTGAccatttcagaaagcagcagcGTGCTTTCTCCAGGAGCCCTGAGGCATAGAGGACTGTTGCCTTGAGCTGGAGACAGTTCCCTGCAAATCCAGCTCTTTCTGCCCCAGTCTGCTGAAGCTGCTGTGGTCTCCTGAGCTGTAAGGAAGGGGCTGATGGGTGTCACTACAGAAATGGACTTTAGGACACAACTCACCATGATCACTGATTGGGGCTGAATCTTAAAGAATTTAGCACCTGCAGCTCAGGTGCTACAAGTGTGACTCTACTGCAAGTCTGTGCTTCTGAAAGGGGGCACAGATATGCCAACTAATTCTAAATTGCTTTATAAAAAATTTTTTCAGCTGTTGATTACCTGAAACTGCAGCAAGCTCCAAGGAGCTGTTACTGCTCATAGCTTCTGCACATCGAGTCTTCCTCATTTACAAAATGTAGTGTGTGTTTTGAGAGAGGCTCTCGCTTTAAAGCCTTGTATTGACCTCTGCTTCTCAGGGATGATCTCCTTCGTGCAATCAAGAAACTGAAGGTCTTGGGGAATGGCTTTGGGATTATCCCTGTTGGTGGAACATATCTGGTCCAGTCGGTACCAGCTGAACTGAACATGGATCACACTGTCGTCCTGCAGCTGGCAGAGGTATTTTAAAATCTCCTGGCTCGATACAACCACTTTGAAGGAACCTTATTGCTTCTGTGATGGGAAACTGTGATTAGACCAGGCCCGTAGGCAAAACTATCCACACTCTTCTAAACTACAGACTTAAgtctttttcctcttatttcagaaaaagggCTATGTAACAGTCAGTGAGATCAGGTCCAGCCTGAAGTGGGAGACAGAACGTGCAAAGCAAGTGCTGGTACGTACGAACGTCTCACGTGCACAGTGGAGTTCAGTGACAGCGCAGCGACTGCTCCTGCAGCCGACGCCTGGCTGGGGCCGCGTTATCACGGCATGCACGGGGGATCCTAAGCTCACTGGTAGACCAGAGGCAGACTACACACTGTGTAAACATAGATTAAGGAAAGCAGAATCTCAGAAGCTGCAGATATTCCTGTGGCTTCACTAATCTCCAGTAAAACTTGGATCTTGTTAGCTCAGATCTTACAGAACACGCAGGGCAGACACGGCTGGGTGTCTGAACTATATTTCTCCTGGTCAAGTTGAGTAAAAATTATTGTAGTCCAAGTTCTACACCCTCCTTTACTCTAGAATAAATGTGGGGTCAGGCCTCACTTGCGAATGGCTTCTCAGCCGTTTAGTTAAGTTTCACTCACAGTTTCTACTCTGTTTGTACAGGAACACTTGCTGAAGGAAGGAATGGCCTGGCTGGATACGCAGGCAGCAGGAGAACCTCAGTACTGGCTGCCTGCTCTCTTTACAGAGCTGTACTCTCAGGAAATCACTCCAGAGGAAGCCAAGGAGGCAATACCTTGACTGCTACGCTTTCTGTGCCTGTATATAATTCTTCTTGTGAGGTTATTTGCGTATCACCTGAAACACAGGGACAGTGGACTTCAAATAAAAGTTTTGTAAAAAGTGTCTAGCTTGAAAAGTTTAATAGGACTAATTCATACTTGCTTACCTCTgaattttctcctctgttgtGGGTGGACATGCCACTTAATACTACAGACAACTGATTACCTTGTCACAGCGAGAGGAAAATTATCTAAGCTGCTATTGCAACTGTCTCGGAGGATGCAAATGTGACTCTGTCTAAAGAATTGGCTAAAGAATCTTGGAGCCAGCAGTGACACTGAGAAACTGTTCTCTAGTCCTCTCTGCTCTGTGAATGAGTCGTTGTTCCACTAAGGAGTACCACAGTCTAGATTCTGCCAAAACAAACTTTAttgcacaaaaaaaatcttatgtaCAATAGTATATAAACAAGGTATCTTAAGAGTGACTCTTGTGCATATATTTTCAACTCAATTAGGTCTAAAAATCTGTTGCTAAAACATCTCTGCCTAGAGCAGTCATTTGAGGATTGTCACTTTGAAATGGAAACATTCAGAAATGGTAGGACAGACAACATTAGAGCTATAAAACTAATACTCTTTTACAGCCACATGCTAGTTATGTGAATAGTGTCCACAATAAGGCATTTTCTTGTTTCGTTGTATCGGTGGATGGTAACGCCACATGCATCACAAACAGATTTCAGAACCAGCTCTGCCTTGGGAAGGCAGCAGAGTCACAGCTCTACCCACAATGCTACTGAATGGTGAAAAACAACGTGACATTTACAATGGGATTAAAGAGGCGGTGAAGTAGCACACAGCTCATGACTTCTCGGGAGAGCCCACTGCCTCCCCAAGACCTCATTTCAAGGTGAACACCGCTTTAATTTACTCTCATCTGGTGTATGTGTTGAGTGAGTCCTGTGTAAGTTCAGCTTTCCCTCAAGGGAAGACAGGGTTTAAGTCTAAATCAAGCCAATGACAGACCCAGGGAAGTTTGCTTGCTCAAGGGAAAAAAGGTTCCCAAGTTGTTAAATGGCACCTTAACAATTCAGAAATGTTTCCACCTTTCAGCTTCTCAGAGCTGCTTAAGCAGCCGCGTGCAGGCTTCTGAGTTCTGCAAGAGTTGATATAAATCACAGAGACTGAAAATAATTCAGTGACGCATGGGACATTGCCTTTCTGTACAGCGCACGGCGGGGGTCTTTTGGCCCCTCTTTCTGCGCTTTTTTAGAACAAAGATGACTGCGTTGGAAGTTCTCCCACCACCATCAGGAGTCTGACACAGGGCCGAGCTGGTGGGAAGGTGTTTAAGGAAACTGGGAGAGGGCCCAGGACAATGTGCAACTTTGTGCTTAAGCTTTCTATCAAAGCTCCcgtaaaaataataacaacaaaaaaaaaaaaaagtagatcaAACTCTTTATCAACAAAACATACTGCTCCAATCAATCATCACCAGGTTCGTTTACCTGGTGATTTCTGGGTATTTCACCTCCACCCAAGTTACACTGAACACGTCTTCAATGTAATGGCACTCGCAGCCAGCAGACACCTCTCCAAGAGGCCGGCCTTCGCTCACAGTAAAAAGCTGCTGTTTATAACGTTCAAAGCACTGAAGTGTTAAACTTTACAACACTTGGCTAGCTTGCGCTCAGCCAAGTTTGGCAAAGGAATTTGTCAGTAACAAGGCGTACACCTCTGCAGAACTCCACCCAGAAACAGTGGCTTCCTTAGCTAGAATTGCCCCTTTTTCTAGCGTTTCAATCAATGGATCAAGGTAGCAGTGGGGAGCGAGGtggcaggaggaagaagggaggaaaataaaatattacactgACTAGAGAGGTGAAAAGCAAAGAGTACTTCAGttaaggaaacaaaacagctCCGTTCAGAGCAgccagaataaaatatttctagaatGCTAAATTCAAATCaacaccttaaaaaaataatacacaaacTAGACTTATTTTTAAGTGCTCCCCCCATCTCTGACCAATTATTTTCTCAACCTCCCTTCCCCAAAATGCCAGGATGAACACACCTGCACTTGATTTATGGATTCTTGCAGTTTCCACTTTTCATCCGCCCCTTCGCGCCTGAAGTCTCAGTGGACGAAGTCACCCAGGGCTTGAGTAAAGCTTTCAGAAAGGAGCCCAGATTCCACCACTGCTCTTTATCTTTGGTCTGTCTAGAACAGTGTCTAGAAGAAAGACATCAGGTAGATGGGCTCCCCAGAGCAGAGAGGCTCCCTCTCTCCCAACCCGCACAAAAAGGTTTCGCCTGGGCACACGGTACGTGGGCCCTGTCATACCCTGGACTCATCAAAGCGCTCCTACAGCTACAGCTCCACGTTCAGCATGGCCCCAGGGAAGGGCTCACTGTCTA
This genomic stretch from Strix aluco isolate bStrAlu1 chromosome 24, bStrAlu1.hap1, whole genome shotgun sequence harbors:
- the SNF8 gene encoding vacuolar-sorting protein SNF8 isoform X1, encoding MHRRGVGAGAIAKKKLAEAKYKERGTVLAEDQLAQMSKQLDMFKTNLEEFASKHKQEIRKNPEFRVQFQDMCATIGVDPLASGKGFWSEMLGVGDFYYELGVQIIEVCLALKHRNGGLITLEELHQQVLKGRGKFAQDVSQDDLLRAIKKLKVLGNGFGIIPVGGTYLVQSVPAELNMDHTVVLQLAEKKGYVTVSEIRSSLKWETERAKQVLEHLLKEGMAWLDTQAAGEPQYWLPALFTELYSQEITPEEAKEAIP
- the SNF8 gene encoding vacuolar-sorting protein SNF8 isoform X2 translates to MHRRGVGAGAIAKKKLAEAKYKERGTVLAEDQLAQMSKQLDMFKTNLEEFASKHKQEIRKNPEFRVQFQDMCATIGVDPLASGKGFWSEMLGVGDFYYELGVQIIEVCLALKHRNGGLITLEELHQQVLKGRGKFAQDVSQDDLLRAIKKLKVLGNGFGIIPVGGTYLVQSVPAELNMDHTVVLQLAEEHLLKEGMAWLDTQAAGEPQYWLPALFTELYSQEITPEEAKEAIP